The Pedobacter frigiditerrae genomic sequence TAAACAAGTTGGTGCTGTTCCAAAATCAGTGTTAGCTGGTAAGTTAGATAAACAATTATAAACCTTCGTCATTGCGAGGAACGAAGCAATCTCATTGCTGAAAAATAAGGTAATCATATATAAATCCGAATTCATCATTGAGTTCGGATTTTTTGTTTCATTAATTTGAAAAAACTCAAATGTGTGCGTCATTGCCAGCTTCCCGAATCAAAATCGGGACAGGCGTCTGGCAATCGTAATGCGATAGAAGGTAGATTATCCATATATGACGCTTTACGGTGATAATGCGCTTCTTGGAAGTTTAAAGTAACATATTTATTATCCAAATCTAGTTTACAGGTTTGGATTTTTTATTGTCCTTATTTTTTTGTTCTTTTAATAAACAGATCAATTTATTGGTTCGTGGAGACACAAACCAAGGAAACTAAATGAAGCCAAGGTTCGTGTCTCCACGAACCTTAAGCAAATAAATTATCCCAAATTATGAAAGCTTTTAATCTTCAACTATTCAATCTACTTGCAGCAAGTTTTTTGTTGAGTTGCGTAAATGAAACAAACGTTTCGGCTCAAAATCCTGTAGAAACTAACAGGCCAACTGCAGATTACAAACCTGCTTTTGCTGGTCAAACTCGGATTAAGGGAATTAAAACAACCACCCCTTATGCTACAACTGTTATTAATAAGAAATTAGAAAATCCTTGGGCTATTTCAGTAATGCCCGATGGTCGATTCCTTATCACTCAAAAAGGAGGTACAATGGTTATTTTAGCTGCAAATGGAAGCTTGTCTAAAACCATTACTGAACTTCCAAAAGTAGATGACTCAGGTCAAGGTGGATTATTAGACGTAACCTTAGCGCCCGATTTTGCAAAAAGCAGGATGGTCTATTGGGCATATTCAGAACCGCAAAGCAAAGGCATATTGCTAGCTATAGCAAAAGGAAAACTATCAGCTAATGAAACTGCTATCGAAAATCAAACAGTTATTTACAGGGCAACCCCAGCTCATACTGGCCGACTGCAATATGGTTCGAGGATAGTATTTGACAAAAATGGAAACCTATTTGTAAGTACGGGCGAACGTTCTGATAGAGAAATTAGAGTGCATGCACAGTATTTGAACTCTTCTTTGGGTAAAATCCTTCATTTAACTCCAGATGGTAAAGCTGTTGCAGGCGGTCCTTTTGTTACTAAAGAAGGAGCAAGACCAGAGATATATTCTTTAGGTCATCGCAATCCAGATGGCTTGGCAATTGACCCTCAAACAGGCGAACTATGGGAAGCAGAATTTGGCCCTAAAGGTGGAGATGAGATTAACTTAATTAAACCAGGTAAAAACTATGGATGGCCAATCATTACTTATGGCGTAGAATATAGTGGCGCAAAAATAGGCGATGCCATCCAACAAAAAGATGGTTACGAGCAGCCAGTTTACTATTGGAATCCTGTTATTTCTCCTGGAAGCATTGCTTTTTATACTGGTAACCTAAGCGAATGGAAAGGCAATTTATTTGTTGCCGCTTTAAGTGGTTCTCATATCATTAGATTGGTTTTAAAAGCAAATAAAGTAGTAGGCGAAGAAAGATTACTGGCAGATGAAGGCGAACGTTTCCGTGATTTAGTTACAGGTAAAGACGGTGCTTTGTATGCCGTAACTGATGGAGGTAAATTATACAGAATTGCTAAGAAGTAATTCTACCACAATTCCCCTCTTCTAGAGGGGTGCCTGAAAGGCGGGGTGTTTTCTGTAATAAATAAAAATATCGGTTGGTAAATCACTAACCGATATTTTTTTATTTGAAAAGCAGTTTCAGTGCTAATCGGTTTCGATAGTCCTGCTAACCGCTGCAATCTTTTTTGGGTTTAGCGATAGTCATCCGATGAATATATGCAGCAGTTATATATTCATCGGATGACTAAATTGGCTTCAAAAAAGTATTTCCGCTTATATCAGGTTTATTGAACGAAATACAGTGTAAGAAACTAAAATAAGTCTACTAAAGCTTTGACAAAATTTTAGCAAACCGTATAGGCTTTTGTCAAAGCTTAAAACCAATTCTATAATGCTGTACTTACTGTGGTTTAATATATTTTAAAGCCTCTGGCCCCATTACAATTGCAGCAACAATGCCAATAACCATTGCAATTATAATTAATACTATATAAGCCAATATAATTAAACCAATAATAATTAAAACCTTACCTATAATAGTCTTAAGAGGTTTTTCGGGGTAAAAACCCTTGTAAAACCATACATACAAAGGAGGGTAAGCCAAAGTAGTTAAACTTGTAAAAATCATAAATGCATTCACATTGGTTCTCAAGAAGTACATGATAGGATACAGTACAAGAATGTTGAGGAAAATGTAAAAAGATAAGGCATAAGCATTCATGATGATATGCTCATAATAATTTTGTCCCCATTTTCTCAATGCCAGCTTAGTAAAAATTGATATAATTGGGATCAGTAAAAGCATGATGAAAGAGTTGTAGCTACGCATAAAAGTCTGCATATCGTTCATCAATTTAGAATTCATGTGCTGACTTGTGTAATATTCGCTCATGATGTTGTCTAGCCCAATAATTTTAAAAGATATAAAGGCAGAAATACCACTCAATAAAAAAACCAGTAAAATTGGCTTATAGTGGTTTACTCTGTTGCCGTAAATGAATTCATAGGCAGTTTTACCTGGGTTTTTAAGAATTTTTTTTGCTGAGTATAAAAAACCTTTATTGGTGTGTACAACAGAGTATTGAATTTCGTCTATAATATATTTTCTATCAATCCTCTTAAATTTTTTTTGTCCGCAGTTACTACAAAAATTATCATTGATTGTAAAGGTGCAGTTTGGGCAAGTGTGTTCCATAGAGAGGGGATATTTTATTTAGATGGTATAAATGCTGCAATTTAAGTCTTTAAAGCAAAAATTCAAATTACAAATAATTAAATTTAGGTTATTTTTATATGGCTAAAAACACCTGATCATAAACTAAAATTATCTTGATGAAACTTGTAAGGAACTTCCCAATCCCAAAACCCACCAGCTTTGTTAAATAAACCCGACAAAAACGGAAATACTTTTTTTAAGTCAATTTAGTCATCCGATGAATATATGCACCAAGTTTATAATCATCGGATGACTATTGTAAAATCACAAAAAAAGATTGAAGTGGTTGGCGGGGCTGCAATTGCCGATAAGCATAGGCATTACTTTTCAAAATATTTACTTTATCTGCTTTAAAGATGCTGAAATGAATTCAGAATGACGATATCTAGGAAACGCAATAATTTATTAGCTTTACGTTATGGCAAACACAAATCAATATGAAAACTTACAACTGAATACCAACTTAGAGCTTTTAGCCCGACAAGTGGTTGAAGGTTTTATTACAGGTTTGCATAAAAGCCCTTTTCACGGGTTTTCGGTTGAGTTTGCCGAGCATCGTTTGTATAATACTGGCGATAGTGTAAAAAATATAGACTGGAAGTTATTTGCCAAAACAGATAAGTTATTCAGTAAACGTTATGAAGAAGAAACCAATTTGCGTTGCCAATTTGTGATTGATTCTTCATCATCAATGTACTTTCCTGATGAGAAATACAACAAGTTAACTTTTGCGGTTCAAAGTACAGCTTGTTTAATGTACTTGCTCAAAAAACAACGTGATGCATTTGGCTTGAGTTTATTCTCCGACCAAGTGAACTTGAATACACATGCCAAATCTACTAATACCCATCAAAAATATTTGTTTGCAGCTTTAGAGCAAGTTTTGCAGTCACCTAAAATGAATGTTCAAACTAATTTGGCTTTGGCTTTGCATCAAATAGCAGAGCTGATTCATAAACGTTCGTTGGTTATTGTATTTAGTGATATGCTGCAAACTGTTCACGATGAAACTAAAATAACAGCCCTGTTTTCTTCGCTGCAACACTTAAAATTCAACAAACACGAAGTTGTAATTTTTAACGTGACAGACAAAAGCAAAGAGGTAGATTTTAATTTCGCCAATCGCCCTTACGAATTTATAGACATGGAAACTGGTGCTGTTTTAAAAGCACATACTTCTAAAGTTAAGGATGCTTACTTGGAGCAAATGAATGCTTATCGTCAGAATTTAACACTTAAATGCGCTCAGTATAAAATTGATATGGTAGATGCTGATATTAATGAAGGTTTTGATAATGTGTTGCAAGCTTATTTGATTAAAAGGCAGAAGATGGGCTAATCGAGTTCATTGGTTTCATTAGTTCATTTGGCCTCAATAGTTTGTCATCTTGAGCGTAGTAGATGGACTAATTGTTCAATTGCTAGATTGTTAAATTGTTGCTTGGCAGATAGCCAAGAAGATTGCCTGCCTGCGGTAGGCAGGCTTCGGGAGATGAAAAATCGATCCTCGCAATGACGAAATGCGATAAAAAAACCCTTATATATTTCGCAATACATAAGGGTTCAGATAAGGGTAACCGGAAAACTAAAAAACTATTTTGATGAGTTTTGTAGATAACAAAACGGAAATCGCTTCTGATGTTTTGTTATTCAAAGATGCCTTTCTATTATGAAGATTTTATGAAGTTTAATAAATTGCATCATGCTGAATTTTTCAGGAGCTTTTATTGATTTTTGCCTTCAAGAAAGCTTCGCTGTTTATTTCAGCATCTGGCTTGTATGAAAGACCCTGAAATGAATTCAGGGTGACGGAAAAAACATTTTAACCTACTGGAAACTCAATACTAACAACAGTTCCGCTATTCTTTTCAGATTTAATATCAATATTTAATTGATGGAACTTTGCTATACTATTCACAATAGCTAAGCCTAAACCAAAACCATCTTCATTCTCATTGTTTTCTCTTTCAAAGCGATTAAAGGCATTGGTGGCGATTTCTTTCTCCATTCCAATTCCAGTATCACATATTTTTAGGATGTAACCAGATTGGCACAACTCTTCTTCAATTGTGATTGAACCCTTTGCAACATTGTATTTGATAGCGTTATTAATGATGTTAACTAATAAAGTATGGATTAAGGCTTGGTTTCCAGTAAATATAAAATCGGACTTGATACGGTTTTGGTAAACAATCTTTTTATCTAAAATTCTATCTTCCAAATCTTCGTAAATCTCATCCAACTGATGTTTGATGGAAACATTATCTTTTTTAAGGTATTGCTCATTTTCTACTTTAGAGATTAACAGCAAACTATTAATGATAACTTTTAAGCGATTAAGTGTTTTAAGGGATGCAAAAATCTTATTCTCGTGTTCAATAGGAAGATTGTCTGCTGTTAAAATATTCTCTAGTCGACCACTTAAAATGGAAATAGGCGTTAATAATTCGTGAGAAACATTGGCGATGAATTGTTTTTCCAACAAGAACAAATCCGATATTTTTCGCATTAATGAGTTAATGCTATTGTCTAGAATTTTGAAGTCTGTAGTGTTTGTTGGGATGTTTTGGTAATTGTAAGATGTAGGATTGTTTACTTTATTTAACTTTTGGTCGATGATTTTATAGAAAGGACGGAGGATGAAATTGGTAAAGGCATAATCTGTAATTAAAGTAATCAATAAAGAAATTACCAAAACAATGAGCATATAAAACCTGATGGTTGTTTTAATCGATTCCATCGCAGTCATTGTTTCTCCGATTTCCAGTTTATAACGTTTGTTGTTAAATTCAAACTGGTCGTTCAATATTCGATAGATTTCTATTTCGCCCTCAATTTCTCTTGTTTCTGAAGTGAACGTAAGGGTTGTGTCAATTTTCCCAGCTTTAGGAATAGCTGTTAATACAATAAACTCCTCTTTTAAAATATTGTAGTCAGTAAATGATTGCCGCGATTTAATCAAACTGTCAATCTCTTTATCATCTAAGTTCTCGATTACCTTTAATCGCTTTTTTGCAAGTCGAGTATCTAAATGATGAGAGGAAATGGTTTCTAGAGAAAGCAAAATAATCGTTCCCAAAACCAAAATGATAGCTATTTTGGTAATGGCATTATAGAGCGCAAATTTTGCTTGTAGGTTCATTTTAGAATTACGTATTGCGATTAGCGTATTGAGATATTCTTAATCACATCTACCATCTTCCATTTTACATTTTCCATCAATAGTTAATTCGGTATCCTATACTTCTTACCGTTTCAAACCAATCCGTTTTACTGCATTGAGTTAGTTTTTTACGGAGGTTTTTTACGTGAACATCAACAAAGTTAGAGTCTGAATTTACTTCTAAAATATCGCCCCAAACATGTTCTGTTAAACTCATTCTCGAAACTACCCTGTTTTTGTTCAATACCAAATAGTTGAAAATTTCAAACTCTTTTTTAGTTAAAGGCAATCTATCGTCGTTATAAGATACAGTACGATTTTGAATGTCTAAGGTGAAATCGTGTATTTTAACCTCATTCTTTTCTAATTTATGCTTGCGACGGGTGATGGCGTGCATACGTGCCAGTAATTCATTTAGCGAGAATGGTTTTGCTAAATAATCATCAGCACCACCATCTAACCCCTTAATTCTATCATCAACTTCGCTTCTAGCAGTTAAAATGATAACCGCATCTTCCCGGTCTTTTAAGTTTTTTAATTGTTTGAGGACTTCAAAACCATCGCCATCTGGCAAACCTAAATCTAATAGAATGAAATCGTAATTGTTGACAAATATCTTTTCCTCGGCTGATGATTTTTTCCAAGCATGTTCTACGATATATCCCTCACGACTTAAAAATTCATCCATTTCTAAGGCAAGGCTTTTTTCATCTTCGACAATTAGTACGTTCATTTTGTCAGTTCATTGGGTTCACTAGTTCATCAATATAAATAGTTCACTAGTTCATTAGGCTAGCTGCATACTGAATTTACATTTTTTAATATAACATCACAAGCTGCCCTAATTTCATCTTCGGTTATAATTAAAGGAGGAGCGATGCGCATCGAATTACTGCAATGTAAAAACCAATCTGTAATAATTCCATCTTCAATGCAACCATCTATTATCTTTTTAAGAATGTCATAACTTTCAAATTCTGCTGCCAACATTAATCCTTTTCCACGAACTTCTTTAATTGCTGGGTGTTTCAATAGCGATTTAAAAAGTTCTCCCTTTGCTTCTACATCCTTTACTAAATCTTCATTAACTATGGTTTGTAAAGTGGCCAAGCCTGCTGCACAGCTTACAGGGTGACCGCCAAAGGTTGTAATGTGACCAAGTATTGGATTATCTGCAAATACCGACATTATTTGTGAAGAACTGATGAAGGCACCAATTGGCATTCCGCCTCCAATCCCTTTTGCCAGTAATAAAACATCTGGAATTACATTAAAATGCTCAAAACCGAACATTTTCCCAGTTCTGCCAAAACCACATTGTATTTCATCAAATATTAAAAGCGTTCCTGTTTCATTACATTTTTTACGCAGGGCGATTAAATATTCCGGATCTGGAATTCTTATGCCTGCTTCGCCCTGTATAGTTTCAATAAAAACAGCTGCGGTTTTAGAGGTAATCTTCTCTAAATCTGATAATTGATTAAATTCTATAAATTGAACATCTGGTAATAAAGGACGGTAAGCTTGCTTAAATTCTTCGTTGCCCATTAAACTTAACGAGCCTTGTGTACTGCCGTGATAACTGTTTTTACAAGCTATTAACTCAGTTCTGTTGGTATATCTTTTTGCCAGTTTCATGGCGCCTTCAACAGCTTCGGTACCTGAGTTTACGAAATAAGTGCAATCTAAATTTTCGGGTAAAACAGATGCTATTGCTTTCGCAAAATTTACCTGTGGGCTCTGAACAAACTCGCCATATACCATTAAATGCATATAGGTTTCTGCCTGTTTTTTTACTGCTTCCACAACTGTGGGATGACAGTGACCAACATTACTTACACCAATGCCAGCAATTAAATCC encodes the following:
- a CDS encoding HAMP domain-containing sensor histidine kinase, which codes for MNLQAKFALYNAITKIAIILVLGTIILLSLETISSHHLDTRLAKKRLKVIENLDDKEIDSLIKSRQSFTDYNILKEEFIVLTAIPKAGKIDTTLTFTSETREIEGEIEIYRILNDQFEFNNKRYKLEIGETMTAMESIKTTIRFYMLIVLVISLLITLITDYAFTNFILRPFYKIIDQKLNKVNNPTSYNYQNIPTNTTDFKILDNSINSLMRKISDLFLLEKQFIANVSHELLTPISILSGRLENILTADNLPIEHENKIFASLKTLNRLKVIINSLLLISKVENEQYLKKDNVSIKHQLDEIYEDLEDRILDKKIVYQNRIKSDFIFTGNQALIHTLLVNIINNAIKYNVAKGSITIEEELCQSGYILKICDTGIGMEKEIATNAFNRFERENNENEDGFGLGLAIVNSIAKFHQLNIDIKSEKNSGTVVSIEFPVG
- a CDS encoding response regulator transcription factor; its protein translation is MNVLIVEDEKSLALEMDEFLSREGYIVEHAWKKSSAEEKIFVNNYDFILLDLGLPDGDGFEVLKQLKNLKDREDAVIILTARSEVDDRIKGLDGGADDYLAKPFSLNELLARMHAITRRKHKLEKNEVKIHDFTLDIQNRTVSYNDDRLPLTKKEFEIFNYLVLNKNRVVSRMSLTEHVWGDILEVNSDSNFVDVHVKNLRKKLTQCSKTDWFETVRSIGYRINY
- a CDS encoding PQQ-dependent sugar dehydrogenase, which codes for MKAFNLQLFNLLAASFLLSCVNETNVSAQNPVETNRPTADYKPAFAGQTRIKGIKTTTPYATTVINKKLENPWAISVMPDGRFLITQKGGTMVILAANGSLSKTITELPKVDDSGQGGLLDVTLAPDFAKSRMVYWAYSEPQSKGILLAIAKGKLSANETAIENQTVIYRATPAHTGRLQYGSRIVFDKNGNLFVSTGERSDREIRVHAQYLNSSLGKILHLTPDGKAVAGGPFVTKEGARPEIYSLGHRNPDGLAIDPQTGELWEAEFGPKGGDEINLIKPGKNYGWPIITYGVEYSGAKIGDAIQQKDGYEQPVYYWNPVISPGSIAFYTGNLSEWKGNLFVAALSGSHIIRLVLKANKVVGEERLLADEGERFRDLVTGKDGALYAVTDGGKLYRIAKK
- a CDS encoding DUF58 domain-containing protein gives rise to the protein MANTNQYENLQLNTNLELLARQVVEGFITGLHKSPFHGFSVEFAEHRLYNTGDSVKNIDWKLFAKTDKLFSKRYEEETNLRCQFVIDSSSSMYFPDEKYNKLTFAVQSTACLMYLLKKQRDAFGLSLFSDQVNLNTHAKSTNTHQKYLFAALEQVLQSPKMNVQTNLALALHQIAELIHKRSLVIVFSDMLQTVHDETKITALFSSLQHLKFNKHEVVIFNVTDKSKEVDFNFANRPYEFIDMETGAVLKAHTSKVKDAYLEQMNAYRQNLTLKCAQYKIDMVDADINEGFDNVLQAYLIKRQKMG
- a CDS encoding DUF3667 domain-containing protein — protein: MEHTCPNCTFTINDNFCSNCGQKKFKRIDRKYIIDEIQYSVVHTNKGFLYSAKKILKNPGKTAYEFIYGNRVNHYKPILLVFLLSGISAFISFKIIGLDNIMSEYYTSQHMNSKLMNDMQTFMRSYNSFIMLLLIPIISIFTKLALRKWGQNYYEHIIMNAYALSFYIFLNILVLYPIMYFLRTNVNAFMIFTSLTTLAYPPLYVWFYKGFYPEKPLKTIIGKVLIIIGLIILAYIVLIIIAMVIGIVAAIVMGPEALKYIKPQ
- a CDS encoding aspartate aminotransferase family protein; the protein is MQTQRQLFLKHNAQTSPTPLLLEFVRAKGIYMYDVDGKKYMDLIAGIGVSNVGHCHPTVVEAVKKQAETYMHLMVYGEFVQSPQVNFAKAIASVLPENLDCTYFVNSGTEAVEGAMKLAKRYTNRTELIACKNSYHGSTQGSLSLMGNEEFKQAYRPLLPDVQFIEFNQLSDLEKITSKTAAVFIETIQGEAGIRIPDPEYLIALRKKCNETGTLLIFDEIQCGFGRTGKMFGFEHFNVIPDVLLLAKGIGGGMPIGAFISSSQIMSVFADNPILGHITTFGGHPVSCAAGLATLQTIVNEDLVKDVEAKGELFKSLLKHPAIKEVRGKGLMLAAEFESYDILKKIIDGCIEDGIITDWFLHCSNSMRIAPPLIITEDEIRAACDVILKNVNSVCS